The following are encoded together in the Triticum dicoccoides isolate Atlit2015 ecotype Zavitan chromosome 6B, WEW_v2.0, whole genome shotgun sequence genome:
- the LOC119324493 gene encoding flavonoid O-methyltransferase-like protein Os11g0303600 — MAGQTEKVFVPTDDELLQAQSDLWRHSLCYLTPMSLRCAVDLGVPTAIHRLGGAASPSELVAALSLPASKLPFLGRLLRQLATAGVFSATDAGTYRLNPLSYLLVDGVRIDGDASQTAIVRAAASRYYVEAAMGMADWFRKDFDGPVPSPFEDVHGAAIFEESMALLDPEMDQLIHDAVAAHDHMGIGSVLRQCRELFEGLESLTDCGGGDGTTARSIVEAYPHIKCTVLDLPKVMDKVLLPTEEGAVKYVSGDLFHVVPPAQAVLLKLVLHFWSDEDCIKILAQCKKAVPPREAGGKVIVIDIVLGSVSAGPMLETQHLMDMLMLVMTRGRQREEKDWSEIFTKAGFSGYKIVKKLGARAVIEVYP, encoded by the exons ATGGCAGGTCAGACCGAGAAGGTGTTCGTCCCCACCGACGACGAGCTGCTCCAGGCGCAGTCGGACCTGTGGCGCCACAGCCTCTGCTACCTCACGCCCATGTCGCTCCGCTGCGCCGTCGACCTCGGCGTCCCCACCGCCATCCACCGCCTCGGCGGCGCCGCGTCCCCGTCCGAGCTCGTCGCCGCCCTGTCCCTGCCCGCGTCCAAGCTGCCGTTCCTCGGCCGCCTGCTGCGCCAGCTCGCCACGGCCGGCGTCTTCAGTGCCACCGACGCCGGAACGTACCGCCTCAACCCGCTCTCCTACCTCCTCGTGGACGGCGTCCGCATCGACGGCGACGCCAGCCAGACGGCCATCGTGCGCGCCGCTGCCTCCCGCTACTACGTCGAAGCGGCCATGGGGATGGCGGACTGGTTCAGGAAGGACTTTGATGGACCTGTGCCATCGCCATTCGAGGACGTGCACGGCGCGGCCATCTTCGAGGAGAGCATGGCGCTCCTCGACCCCGAGATGGATCAGCTGATCCATGACGCCGTTGCTGCCCACGACCACATGGGGATCGGCTCCGTGCTCCGGCAGTGCCGTGAGCTCTTCGAGGGGCTTGAGTCTCTCACTGACTGCGGCGGCGGTGATGGGACGACGGCCAGGTCCATCGTCGAGGCCTACCCGCACATCAAGTGCACTGTGCTGGACCTTCCAAAGGTCATGGACAAAGTTCTTCTTCCCACTGAAGAAGGAGCGGTTAAGTATGTTTCTGGTGACCTGTTCCACGTCGTCCCACCTGCCCAAGCCGTGTTGCTCAAG CTTGTTCTGCACTTCTGGAGCGACGAGGATTGCATCAAgatcctcgcacaatgcaagaaggCCGTTCCTCCCCGAGAAGCAGGAGGAAAAGTCATCGTCATAGACATTGTGCTTGGATCGGTTTCTGCAGGGCCAATGCTGGAAACCCAGCACCTCATGGATATGCTCATGCTGGTGATGACGCGAGGCCGACAGCGGGAAGAGAAGGACTGGAGCGAGATCTTCACCAAGGCAGGGTTCAGTGGCTATAAGATTGTCAAGAAGCTGGGAGCTCGAGCTGTCATTGAGGTCTATCCATAA